The stretch of DNA TGCAGCAACTCTCGGAGAACTGCTTACCATCGCCAAACACGCGGATGAAATGGCAGAAGCTTATAAGGAGTTTTATGGCACTGATCCGGTTTTAGATAGCGACACCCCGGATGCGGGTTGGTTGTGGTTTAAGCGCTTTGCCCAGAATAATCCCATTCCACAACCTGGAGGGGACGAGGTCCTTGGAGCATTTGCTGTCCCAGGAATGACAGAGAATTTTATGGCCTGGACGTCTTACAACAAGTATCCCAAGGTTTTGGACGGTGAGTTGGTTTTTGATCTGTGCTGGGACCTTGTACCGGTAGCAGGCATCGCCAAGCAATCCTACATTGGGATCCTAAATCAAGCCCCACATCCAAATGCAGCGAAATTGTGGATCAAATTTATCACCACGGAAGAGGGCTCAAAACCATGGTACAAGATGGGTACCTATATGCCTAATCCGAACATGCCACCACCAAAGGATTCATTACCTTACGAAGTGGTAATTGGGAGCACCTGGCCCTTTGACGATGGATATGTTTATGACAATATTATTTATGCCCGCGATTTTTATCTGATCAACTTGGGCAAAAAATAGAATAACTTCATAAATCAACAAACCAGGCGCGGGTTGGGGCTTTCCATCCCGTGCCTGGTTCTAGAGTGAAACTGATACAGGCAAAAATTTTTAGATAATTCGGGAGCAACTGACTGTATGAAGCTAAAAGCTGTCTTCTTTGATATGGGTGGGACAATTGAATACTTTTATTATACGCCAGAACTTCGCATTGAACGCAGTCGCGTCATTGTGGACTGTCTGGCGCGTGCAGGCATAGCGTTGCCCATAACAAATGAAAAATTGGCAGAAAGCATCACCCTCGGTGCTGCTGAATACACCCGCTGGAATATGAAAACCCATATCGAGCTGAATCCGGCTGAAATTTGGTCCCGATTTTACCTGAAAGACCTATCCATCGATCCACAGATGCTAGAACCCGTGGGCGAGGAATTGTCTTTCCTTTATGAAACTGAATTGTTCGTTCGAGAAATGCGCCCGGAGATACCCGCTGTACTCGAACAGATCAAGCAAATGGGGTTGACTCTTGGCATTATCAGCAATACCCAGAGTTCAACTCAGGTACCTTTTACCCTTGAGAAATATGGCATCAGCTCATATTTTAATCCCGTGGTTCTCTCATCCATCTATGGACGTCGAAAGCCCGACCCGGCGATCTTTTTCTACGCTGCGCGCATGGCGAATGTGTCAACAAAAGCCTGTATTTATATTGGGGACAAGATCAATCGAGACGTGTTGGGATCGAAACGGGCAGGGTATCGCCTTTCCGTTCAAATTAATCATGTTTATGGTATTAAAGAAATCGATGAGGGTGCAATTCCGGATGCAGTGATTCATGATATGACTGAACTGATACCGCTCATCGAAGCAGAGCTTGAACGGGATAAGCAGTTTGTGGTCGGTGGCAACCTCGGCGAGATCAAAGCGATTTTTTTCGATGCCGGTGATATTCTTTATTACCGACACCGAAGAAACGAGCATTTGAATCAATTTTTAAATGGGAAAAAATTAAATCCGGCGCCCAATCTTGAGGAAGAAAAAGCTCGCTTAAAAGAACTTGCTTTTGTAGGAAAGATGAAGCGTCATGATTATTATGCCGAGGTTATCCGTTTATATGGCGTTACCGATCCGCTTGAGATCGCTGAGGGTGTGCGTGCCCTGGCTGATGATAGCGATACCGTCGCCATTTATGACGGTGTTGCAGAGACTTTGTTAGAACTGAAAAAACGCGGTTTCATCCTTGGAATTATTACCGATACTTCCATGCCTTTTTCGAACAAGCTGAGATGGTTTGAAGAACATGGTTTTGGCGATATTTGGGATGTAGTCATCAGCTCTCGCGAAATCGGGATTCGCAAGCCGGAAGCGATCATGTACGAGTTGGCGCTAAACCAAGCCAATGTGAGCCCTGCGCAGGCGATGTTTGTTGGTCATAAAACCAGTGAATTGATTGGTGCGAGATCTGTGGGAATGAAAATCGCAGCCTGTAACAACGATCCTGATGCGCCAGCGGATTATTACCTCAAAGAAATCCGAGAATTATTGACTTTGGATTGTTTACAACCCCGAAACACAAAAAGGTAAATCATGAAAAACCCTATTTATGCAATCTGGTTTGATATTGGTGGTACCCTGAAAGTGACCCGGAGGGACCCTGAAGTTCGGCGGTCAGCAATCCTTGAACTCATGGAGGCGTTGAATTTTCAGGGCAGTTTTG from Brevefilum fermentans encodes:
- a CDS encoding HAD family hydrolase codes for the protein MKLKAVFFDMGGTIEYFYYTPELRIERSRVIVDCLARAGIALPITNEKLAESITLGAAEYTRWNMKTHIELNPAEIWSRFYLKDLSIDPQMLEPVGEELSFLYETELFVREMRPEIPAVLEQIKQMGLTLGIISNTQSSTQVPFTLEKYGISSYFNPVVLSSIYGRRKPDPAIFFYAARMANVSTKACIYIGDKINRDVLGSKRAGYRLSVQINHVYGIKEIDEGAIPDAVIHDMTELIPLIEAELERDKQFVVGGNLGEIKAIFFDAGDILYYRHRRNEHLNQFLNGKKLNPAPNLEEEKARLKELAFVGKMKRHDYYAEVIRLYGVTDPLEIAEGVRALADDSDTVAIYDGVAETLLELKKRGFILGIITDTSMPFSNKLRWFEEHGFGDIWDVVISSREIGIRKPEAIMYELALNQANVSPAQAMFVGHKTSELIGARSVGMKIAACNNDPDAPADYYLKEIRELLTLDCLQPRNTKR